In bacterium, a single window of DNA contains:
- a CDS encoding isoprenylcysteine carboxylmethyltransferase family protein, with protein MKPAARVALIFVPSAAYFALAVIGWGGITPFFSHPALTALVIAGFALAGVAFFADGNLSSGEREDRSNRWVISALGLIGLLSGYVPAWTDRTEFWTLDGDTIRWLGVILFVAGSALRLWPAFVLGRRFSGFVAIQPGHTLVTTGIYGVIRHPSYLSLLVSTLGWALAFRSGVGVLLTALTLAPVVARIHSEEKLLGTQFGDEYEAYRSKTSRLIPGLY; from the coding sequence GCGCGGGTGGCACTGATCTTCGTGCCCTCCGCAGCCTATTTTGCCTTGGCGGTGATCGGCTGGGGCGGGATCACCCCCTTCTTTTCCCACCCGGCGCTGACCGCGCTCGTGATCGCGGGGTTTGCGCTAGCGGGTGTGGCGTTCTTTGCTGACGGAAATTTGAGCAGCGGCGAGCGCGAGGATCGCTCCAATCGATGGGTGATCTCCGCTCTAGGCCTGATCGGGCTGCTGAGCGGCTACGTACCGGCGTGGACGGACCGCACGGAGTTCTGGACGTTGGACGGCGACACCATTCGGTGGCTGGGCGTCATTCTATTCGTCGCCGGCAGTGCGTTACGGCTCTGGCCGGCCTTCGTGCTCGGCCGGCGATTCAGCGGATTCGTCGCCATCCAACCCGGGCACACTCTGGTCACGACCGGGATCTACGGTGTCATCCGTCACCCTAGCTATCTCAGCCTGCTGGTTAGCACGTTGGGATGGGCCTTGGCCTTTCGCTCGGGGGTCGGCGTACTCCTGACGGCACTCACTCTCGCGCCGGTTGTCGCGCGGATTCACTCAGAGGAGAAACTACTGGGCACGCAGTTTGGCGACGAGTACGAGGCATACCGCTCCAAGACGTCACGGCTGATTCCGGGGCTCTACTAG